From Geitlerinema sp. PCC 9228, one genomic window encodes:
- a CDS encoding CHAT domain-containing protein, which yields MAKPKWMHRGKWLVLSFVTALLCICVPPAVRYGSSQAIAHLPQFNNSVITAIADRENSTQPTLQEVRDLQARGHYHYATKKLMAALQIDFDLFNAILRDEASEQLPNYFTKNLSRTELEAWRTLGDLLRVTGALNNSEQILQYSLGKSQTMDWQKEIAANWVSLGNTRRAIAFRELSLENIDDAQNTYQQAVANYQQALQETATQKNHLIYLQARLNLLNLFAEKPTEFDRQNAITSSQVKNLQQTVRNQLEALSPTSDRAIAARIDFARTLTCLKLQTDNTVAVGEEGNIYQPPIVRRCSHSQSQFQKNDVLASWQEIAKLISIAAQNAKGHGKEIRNPRLFSYALGYLGQLYELQKQWSDAEELTNRAMSLAQSRQAWDIAYHWQWQQGRLQILQGNRKKAIEAYTAAYNSLQDIRQDLAILNEDVQFNFREEIEPVYRELVDLLLKEESPGEKRLEQARQVIDALQVAELNDFFRDRCAELKEVELEKIDPHAGVFYAMVLPNRESPQRVEVILDLPEEPLYHYERSPSSLLDDIEFLKGFLAQPPRKGGTFNEQAQSILQGTYQWFFQEADEKIAASQTKVKTLVFVLDSVLQDLPVAALHDGEKYFIEKYPISVTPSLRLLEPQRITWDNLHILGNGRSNFSNLENDNWNDLPYVKEEIQNIESQFPRQTEPLLNQDFTTNNLNEKVNNSFFPIVHIATHGKFSSQAENTFIFAWDGKIKIEDLGRLLRINDPTRLNDIELLVLSACQTAQGNDRTTLGMAGTALQARARSIIASSWVVNDRSTVNLMEHFYRSLKTTLQENESTSKARLLQQAQVALLKGEYGEEYTRPHFWAPFVLVGNWL from the coding sequence ATGGCAAAGCCAAAATGGATGCATCGCGGGAAATGGCTGGTTTTGAGTTTCGTGACGGCACTGTTGTGTATTTGTGTGCCACCTGCGGTTCGATATGGTTCATCGCAAGCGATCGCGCATCTTCCTCAGTTTAACAATTCAGTGATAACCGCGATCGCCGATCGGGAAAATTCTACCCAACCAACATTGCAAGAAGTACGAGATTTGCAAGCCAGAGGTCACTACCATTATGCAACCAAAAAACTGATGGCGGCTTTGCAAATTGACTTTGACCTTTTTAATGCAATTTTACGCGACGAAGCTAGCGAACAACTTCCAAATTATTTTACTAAAAATCTATCGCGAACGGAACTGGAAGCTTGGAGAACTTTAGGCGACCTTTTACGAGTCACTGGTGCGTTGAATAATTCAGAACAAATTTTGCAATACAGTTTGGGAAAAAGCCAAACCATGGATTGGCAAAAAGAAATTGCTGCCAATTGGGTAAGTTTGGGAAATACACGACGCGCGATCGCTTTTCGAGAACTTTCTTTAGAGAACATTGATGACGCACAAAATACCTATCAACAGGCAGTTGCCAATTACCAGCAGGCTTTGCAAGAAACGGCAACCCAGAAAAATCATCTAATTTACCTACAAGCCAGACTCAATCTGTTGAATCTCTTTGCTGAAAAACCGACGGAATTTGATAGGCAAAACGCGATAACTTCCAGCCAAGTGAAAAACTTGCAACAAACGGTTCGCAATCAGTTGGAAGCGTTATCTCCTACAAGCGATCGCGCGATCGCAGCTAGAATCGATTTTGCTCGCACCCTCACTTGTTTGAAACTGCAAACGGATAATACAGTGGCTGTTGGTGAAGAAGGCAATATCTACCAACCTCCCATTGTTCGCCGTTGCAGTCACTCCCAATCCCAGTTTCAAAAAAACGATGTGTTGGCATCCTGGCAAGAAATTGCCAAATTAATATCCATCGCTGCTCAAAATGCTAAAGGTCATGGTAAAGAAATTAGAAATCCTCGGTTGTTTTCCTATGCTTTGGGATATTTAGGGCAACTTTACGAACTTCAGAAGCAATGGTCTGATGCTGAAGAGTTAACCAATCGAGCCATGAGTCTTGCTCAGTCAAGGCAAGCTTGGGATATTGCTTATCATTGGCAGTGGCAACAGGGGAGATTGCAAATTCTACAAGGTAATCGCAAAAAAGCGATCGAAGCTTATACAGCTGCTTATAATTCTCTACAGGATATTCGTCAAGATTTGGCGATTCTCAATGAAGACGTTCAATTTAATTTTCGCGAAGAAATCGAACCGGTTTACCGAGAATTGGTCGATTTGCTGTTAAAGGAAGAATCTCCCGGGGAAAAACGCCTCGAACAAGCTCGCCAAGTCATTGATGCTTTGCAAGTTGCCGAGTTAAATGATTTCTTTCGAGACCGATGTGCCGAACTCAAAGAGGTTGAGTTAGAGAAGATAGACCCCCATGCCGGTGTTTTCTATGCAATGGTTTTACCCAATCGAGAATCACCGCAACGGGTAGAGGTTATTCTGGATTTACCCGAAGAACCTTTGTACCACTACGAGCGATCGCCATCGAGTTTGCTTGATGATATAGAATTTCTCAAGGGATTTTTGGCACAACCTCCCAGAAAAGGCGGTACTTTCAACGAACAAGCACAGAGTATTTTGCAAGGAACTTATCAATGGTTTTTCCAAGAAGCCGATGAAAAAATTGCTGCCAGCCAGACAAAAGTAAAAACGCTTGTTTTTGTTTTGGATAGTGTATTGCAAGATTTGCCAGTGGCAGCTCTTCACGATGGAGAAAAATATTTTATTGAAAAATACCCCATTTCTGTTACTCCCAGTTTGAGGTTGTTAGAACCCCAGCGAATTACTTGGGATAATTTACATATTTTAGGCAACGGTCGCAGTAACTTTTCCAATTTAGAAAATGATAATTGGAACGATTTGCCTTACGTAAAAGAAGAAATACAAAATATAGAGTCCCAGTTTCCCAGACAAACAGAGCCCTTGCTCAATCAGGATTTTACCACCAACAATCTGAATGAGAAGGTGAATAATTCCTTTTTCCCGATTGTACACATAGCCACCCACGGTAAGTTTTCTTCTCAAGCAGAGAATACGTTTATTTTTGCCTGGGATGGGAAAATCAAAATTGAAGATTTGGGTCGCCTCCTACGCATCAATGACCCCACTCGATTGAACGACATTGAGTTGCTTGTTCTCAGTGCTTGTCAAACAGCTCAAGGAAACGATCGCACTACGCTAGGCATGGCGGGAACGGCATTGCAAGCAAGAGCACGTAGTATTATTGCTAGTTCTTGGGTGGTTAATGATAGGTCCACGGTTAATCTTATGGAACACTTTTATCGTTCTTTAAAAACGACATTGCAGGAAAATGAAAGTACAAGCAAGGCTAGGCTTTTACAACAAGCTCAAGTGGCTTTACTAAAAGGAGAATATGGAGAAGAATATACCAGACCCCACTTTTGGGCACCCTTTGTTTTGGTTGGCAATTGGTTGTAG
- a CDS encoding CHAT domain-containing protein: MHNTEKLVVLELFGDLPQRGFEVTLEISNEGDRASAKFFGKLPANHNLADFIYYHWEQEYRPLGIPGNYRVLEAKKIRHYGSIQSCKESAHRLRDRFLSWLQAEEFQHLDTRLREFLSPEDSIRFLIRSNDASLYKLPWQEWDFFQRYPYAGYSFSDTQFSNSQKSPAASTAAKVRILVILGHDEGIDIKRDRQLFDELPNADVTFLRQPKRQEIGDRLWEQPWDIIFFAGHGSSEGDTGKIYINPEDSLDIAELWHGLRKAVKQGLQVAIFNSCDGLALPQQLDDPSIPQMIVMRDMIPDQVAHQFLKYFLQSFSEGNSFYLATREAKERLKGLEDELPCASWLPVIFQNPTATPPTWESLVGSSSTKSTPIAPPKPNKRNKRILGSILGGVGLLVGTITASMGLSYVFQVKAIQKYEADEKKTAKTYLKLALFFNPRNDAAQGLRGNLYEDYAYAVDRAIRKYQEVLDQSDNPVACNNLARLYIRKGSFQQAEHLLYAYCMHLTDKDSPGRLYIHKNLGWSFWEQGEYQQAENQLRQAMHIDREHVEDSNAGVYCLLAQIMEKEGKTSQETMDFWHLCQEYADPDIPEERKWQQQAREILAWEDSNDK; the protein is encoded by the coding sequence ATGCACAATACAGAAAAATTGGTGGTTTTGGAACTGTTTGGCGATTTGCCACAGCGGGGATTTGAGGTAACCTTGGAAATTAGCAACGAAGGCGATCGCGCCAGTGCCAAATTTTTCGGCAAGCTACCTGCCAATCACAACTTAGCTGATTTCATCTACTACCACTGGGAACAAGAATATCGACCTTTGGGAATTCCTGGGAACTATCGGGTTTTAGAAGCCAAAAAAATCCGCCACTACGGTTCCATTCAAAGCTGTAAAGAATCGGCCCATCGATTGCGCGATCGCTTTTTAAGCTGGTTGCAAGCAGAAGAATTTCAACATCTAGACACGCGACTGCGGGAATTTTTATCGCCAGAAGATAGCATTCGATTTTTAATCCGCAGTAACGATGCTAGTTTGTACAAATTGCCTTGGCAAGAGTGGGATTTTTTCCAACGCTATCCCTATGCAGGATATTCGTTTAGCGATACGCAATTTAGCAATAGTCAAAAATCGCCAGCCGCATCGACAGCAGCCAAAGTTCGCATTTTAGTAATTCTCGGTCACGACGAGGGAATTGATATCAAACGCGATCGGCAATTGTTTGACGAACTTCCCAACGCGGATGTTACTTTTCTAAGGCAACCCAAACGCCAAGAAATCGGCGATCGCTTGTGGGAACAACCCTGGGATATTATCTTTTTTGCCGGTCACGGTAGCAGCGAAGGAGACACCGGCAAAATTTATATCAATCCCGAGGATAGTTTGGACATTGCCGAACTGTGGCATGGTTTGCGAAAAGCGGTCAAGCAAGGATTGCAAGTGGCTATTTTTAATTCTTGCGACGGGTTGGCTTTACCGCAACAACTCGACGACCCAAGTATTCCGCAAATGATTGTCATGCGGGATATGATTCCCGACCAAGTGGCCCATCAATTTTTAAAATATTTTCTCCAATCATTTTCAGAAGGCAATTCGTTCTATTTGGCAACGCGGGAAGCAAAAGAAAGGCTCAAAGGTTTAGAAGATGAGTTACCCTGTGCCAGTTGGTTGCCGGTAATTTTCCAAAATCCCACCGCCACACCACCCACCTGGGAAAGTTTGGTCGGTTCTTCATCTACAAAATCGACTCCCATCGCACCTCCCAAGCCAAATAAGCGAAACAAGCGAATTTTGGGATCTATTTTGGGGGGAGTTGGTTTGCTTGTTGGAACTATTACTGCCTCTATGGGGTTGTCTTATGTGTTTCAAGTGAAAGCAATTCAAAAATATGAAGCAGACGAGAAAAAAACTGCCAAAACATATCTAAAACTGGCCTTATTTTTTAATCCAAGAAACGATGCTGCCCAAGGCTTAAGAGGGAATTTATATGAAGATTACGCCTATGCTGTAGATCGAGCGATTAGAAAATATCAAGAAGTGTTAGACCAGAGCGATAACCCGGTTGCTTGTAATAATTTGGCTAGGTTATATATTAGAAAAGGTTCTTTTCAACAAGCTGAACATCTCCTGTACGCTTATTGCATGCATTTAACAGACAAAGATTCTCCTGGTCGCCTTTACATTCACAAAAATTTAGGTTGGTCTTTTTGGGAACAGGGAGAATACCAGCAAGCGGAAAATCAACTTCGACAAGCCATGCATATCGATCGGGAACATGTGGAAGATAGCAATGCGGGAGTATACTGTTTGTTAGCTCAAATCATGGAAAAAGAAGGGAAGACTTCTCAGGAAACCATGGATTTTTGGCACCTTTGCCAAGAATATGCCGACCCAGATATTCCAGAAGAAAGAAAATGGCAACAACAAGCTCGCGAAATACTTGCTTGGGAGGATTCTAATGATAAATGA
- a CDS encoding S-layer family protein, whose translation MVPDTTLSQPSTVTTQENTISIEGGTQAGQHLFHSFETFSVPAGTTAIFQNQPQIRTIFSRITGDSVSNINGVLSANHAASLVLLNPNGISFGPNARLNIGGSFLASTAESIHFADGTQFRAQETHSKPLLTVSVPVGLQYGKNPGNIQAQSSLLQVSPTQTIGLLGGNISLEAGTAIVAPEGRIELGSVASQTTVGLDRLANGWGVSYERTNGFLDINIAQGSAIETSGADGGAIHLSGRNLEITDGSLIQATNRGPGSGGTVTVDATETLELRGTTANGQFPSGILAETEGSGNAGDVEIEVNNLTFQNGGQVSVSALGNSQGQAGNITVRAEGTIALQGYLISEALASGSGFFANTNNVSGGGHINVRANRLILREGAQITTATSGLGESGDITIDANSIELTGTAIQSRFSSGLFSNAEANSKGNGGNITIHTQRMLAQGGAQVSTITLASGNAGDLHVRASELVQVSGRSDRDVPSGIFTQTEASGKSGNLTIDTEQLLVTNSALLSSATLGSGKGGTLEINAERMSILGGGQVSAIAASEGEGGKAFIRVEELLEVEGTNLQNTSSGLFTQTQNVGPAGNLEIATERLSIRNGGKVSVSGTQPRENAEIPAIEASNIGNAGNLIVNADELHLEQGILEATTISGDRGNIMLDSSDLRLREISRINTDAQGDSQGGNIEVDTDTLVALENSDITADAVNNFGGRVVINTQGIYGTEFRNQQTPQSDITASSELGPKFSGIVEINTPEFDPTQGLVLPTVPPLPDVPANPCKIAGQETEFVNARRGGLPPTPRESINQEMAATTSAKIQEAQGWVRRDDGTVELVINPRHIIPYGYWLRLERPDCSTDSEENSDR comes from the coding sequence GTGGTTCCAGATACAACTTTATCTCAACCGTCTACCGTAACTACACAAGAGAATACCATCTCTATTGAAGGAGGAACGCAAGCAGGCCAACATTTATTTCACAGTTTTGAAACGTTCTCCGTTCCAGCTGGAACCACAGCCATTTTTCAAAACCAACCACAAATACGCACAATTTTTAGCCGTATTACCGGCGACTCTGTTTCTAATATTAATGGTGTTTTAAGTGCCAACCATGCCGCCAGTCTGGTTTTGCTCAATCCCAATGGCATTTCCTTTGGTCCAAACGCTCGCCTCAATATTGGCGGTTCTTTTTTGGCTAGCACTGCAGAAAGCATTCATTTTGCAGATGGTACTCAGTTTCGCGCTCAGGAAACGCATTCAAAACCATTGCTAACAGTAAGCGTACCCGTTGGTTTGCAATACGGCAAGAATCCAGGCAACATTCAAGCTCAAAGTTCTTTATTACAAGTGTCTCCTACGCAAACAATTGGTTTGTTGGGAGGAAATATTTCCCTAGAAGCCGGCACAGCTATAGTAGCACCAGAAGGGCGTATTGAGTTGGGTAGTGTAGCCAGTCAAACGACGGTTGGTTTGGATAGGCTGGCTAATGGGTGGGGAGTTAGCTACGAACGCACAAACGGCTTTCTCGATATCAATATTGCTCAAGGGAGCGCAATTGAAACCAGTGGTGCGGATGGCGGTGCCATTCACCTATCAGGTCGTAATTTAGAAATAACTGATGGTTCTCTGATTCAAGCGACGAATCGTGGTCCCGGATCGGGTGGAACTGTAACAGTGGATGCTACGGAAACGCTAGAATTGCGCGGCACCACTGCCAACGGTCAGTTTCCTAGCGGCATTCTGGCTGAAACAGAAGGATCGGGAAATGCCGGTGATGTTGAGATAGAAGTTAACAACCTCACCTTTCAAAATGGCGGACAAGTATCAGTTTCTGCTTTAGGTAACAGCCAAGGACAAGCAGGTAATATAACTGTACGTGCTGAAGGTACGATTGCACTACAAGGTTATTTAATAAGTGAAGCTTTGGCTTCCGGAAGTGGTTTTTTTGCTAATACAAATAATGTAAGTGGTGGTGGCCATATTAACGTTCGTGCCAATCGGTTGATTTTGCGCGAAGGTGCGCAAATAACAACGGCAACTTCTGGTTTAGGGGAAAGCGGCGATATTACCATAGATGCGAACTCTATAGAACTAACTGGAACCGCTATACAGTCGCGGTTTTCTAGCGGCTTATTTTCTAATGCTGAAGCCAACTCTAAAGGCAATGGCGGTAATATTACTATCCACACCCAGCGGATGTTGGCACAAGGTGGCGCTCAGGTTAGTACGATAACTCTTGCAAGTGGCAATGCTGGTGACCTTCACGTTCGTGCTTCTGAACTCGTACAAGTATCGGGGAGAAGCGATCGCGATGTTCCTAGTGGTATTTTTACTCAAACAGAAGCTTCTGGAAAGAGTGGCAATTTGACTATTGACACAGAACAACTGCTCGTCACAAATAGTGCTTTGCTATCCAGTGCTACCTTAGGTTCGGGAAAAGGCGGTACTCTAGAAATTAATGCAGAACGTATGAGTATTCTGGGAGGAGGACAAGTTTCTGCGATCGCTGCTAGCGAAGGAGAGGGAGGAAAAGCCTTCATTCGCGTTGAGGAACTTTTAGAGGTTGAAGGAACCAATCTGCAAAATACTTCTAGCGGTTTGTTTACTCAAACGCAAAATGTAGGTCCGGCAGGAAATCTAGAAATTGCAACCGAACGTTTGAGCATTCGCAATGGCGGTAAAGTTTCGGTAAGCGGTACGCAACCGCGAGAAAATGCAGAAATCCCGGCAATAGAAGCATCGAACATTGGCAATGCTGGAAATTTGATTGTCAACGCCGACGAACTGCATTTAGAACAAGGGATTTTGGAAGCCACAACCATATCTGGCGATCGCGGTAATATTATGCTCGACAGTAGCGACTTGCGCTTGCGAGAAATTAGCCGTATCAACACCGACGCTCAAGGGGATTCTCAAGGCGGCAACATTGAAGTAGATACCGATACGTTAGTAGCGTTGGAAAACAGCGATATTACTGCCGATGCTGTGAATAATTTTGGTGGTCGGGTCGTTATCAATACCCAAGGAATTTACGGTACGGAATTTCGCAACCAACAAACTCCCCAAAGCGATATTACTGCTTCCTCCGAACTTGGACCCAAATTTAGCGGTATTGTGGAAATTAATACGCCAGAGTTCGATCCCACGCAAGGGTTGGTCCTACCCACCGTACCGCCACTGCCAGACGTGCCAGCAAATCCTTGCAAAATCGCCGGTCAGGAAACGGAGTTTGTCAATGCCAGACGGGGTGGTTTGCCGCCGACTCCCAGAGAAAGCATCAACCAGGAGATGGCAGCGACAACTTCAGCCAAAATCCAAGAGGCACAAGGTTGGGTGCGACGGGACGATGGTACGGTAGAACTGGTGATAAATCCCCGTCATATAATTCCTTACGGGTATTGGTTGCGCTTGGAACGACCAGATTGCAGCACTGACAGCGAAGAAAATTCCGATCGCTAA